Within Vigna unguiculata cultivar IT97K-499-35 chromosome 2, ASM411807v1, whole genome shotgun sequence, the genomic segment TTTGAATGAGAAAACCAAATCAAAAGAATGGAGGGGGTACTTGATATTCAGAGAGGAATGGAAAAAATACAAGGATAGATTCTACAGTAGGTGCCAAAGAAGGGCCGAGTTGGAGAATGACCCAATTATGAaggaaaaatttatttcattgcaaagaaaagtgaagaaggTAGTCTCCATATTTTTATGTTCCTCACAACCATGCCCCCTTCCAATGTTGATTAAAGAAATAGATTATTCTGCTGCATAATGAAAGTTGAAAAAGGCAACGAAACTTCTAAACAACTATTCGTTTTCGCCAATTTTTTGTCTCAAAATGTGGAAAGCAAAAATTCTAATCccgtatttttttttaacagaaAAGATGCAGATACATTATCCTGGAAGTTCTTgctaaactaataataagataaCATTATTATTCTTGTTACTAATCAGTTTATTTTGTAAGAAAGCACAAATCTGTACATCAATCAAAGTTTAATTTCATATCTAGGGAGTTGCCTGGCTTTAGATCTTCTTTCCCTGGTTTTTATTTGATCAGGAGTAAGCATTGCAGATTGATGATGAAATGGAAGTACACTATGCACTCCTCAAGGAAATACAAGATAGCCCAACAGACATTAATGCCATAGTTGCACGAAGGCGTAGAGATTTTACAGGAGAATTCTTCCACTACCTCTCTCTTATTTCAGAAACATATGACAGCTTGGAAGACCGTGATGGTAATTATGCAGAAGTacaaataaatgtttattttgggTATTTGGCTCAACGTTTGTTGATTCTGTAACCAGTAATCACCAGAAGAAATGAGTAAAATAGTTAAGAATGTTTATAGTTGTAACTTGTAATAAGAGAGAATGAACTGATCATAAAATTAGATTTCTTTTAGAAAGGAAGAAGATGTGAGAAGTTTAAGACTTGTCTGGTAGATGTTTACAGTATTAAGCTTTGAGGTTTAATGTTGGTCTTGCCATTAAATATACATAATGAGTCTTCCCCTTGCACCTTGGACAAAGATAACATTTGTGATCATGCTCCTTGTGTAGGATGTTTCTTATGAGTGGCATTGGCATGTTTTGTTTGAACAGGGATTTCCAGGCTGGGAAGTAGATGTTTGTCAGCTGTCAGTGCATATGATAATACTCTAGAGGTTGTGGACACGTTAGATGCTGCACAGGCCAAATTTGATGATATCCTCAATTCTCCTTCTATTGATGTTGCTTGTCAGAAGATCAAAAGTCTTGCAAAGGCAAAGGAACTTGATTCTTCATTGATATTGTTGATAAGCAGTGCTTGGGCTAAAGCAAAAGAATCTACAACGATGAAGAATGAGGTGTGAATTTTATGATGTCCCTTGGATTTGTTCTGTATTCCATCCTTTTGGAAGATAGGACATGGATTTCTAATTGTCCCCagcaaatattaataaaaggcTCTATAAAACCTAAAATCAAATAGAGTGTGTTTCTCTTGTAGGTGTGTATAAACAtacataaaatttctttttctgcTGCTTTCCGCTTGCTctgctaattttaaaaggttttGACTtgcattcttattttttaagttttacagAACTTCAAAGAAAAATGGTGGTTGTTTATGTTATATTGCAGATAGTCAGAAAGGCATTAATATGGACCATCTTTCAGCATAATTCTTCACGTAGTTACATTATTACATACATTGGTTATGACTATGAAGTTACATGGGATGGAAATTTTAAGAGGTTTTCATGTCTTTCCCTATATAATACTGATACCTACCAGGATAGGAAGCTAAAGTACGAATCTTTTACTGTGGTCTTAGGAATGAAACAAACTGAATTGATGGTTCTGATTTATAAATCAATCGGTATAATCTGAACGTCTTCCTTCTTGTCCTTCTTGTTCATTAGCATGTTGGTCCTTAATTTTGACTGCTGAAGCTTAGAAGATATTATTAGACTGCATTATGATTTGTGCTCAACAACCTTGCTTTATTATGTGCAGGTGAAAGATATAATGTATCAATTGTACAAGGCCACAAAGAGCAGCCTAAGGAGTATCACTCCAAAAGAAATAAAGCTACTGAAGCATTTGTTAAACATCATAGATCCTGAGGAGCGATTCTCTGCATTGGCAACAGCTTTCTCCCCTGGTGATGAACATGAAGCCAAAGACCCTTATGCTCAATACACGTGAGAGAATTTCCTTCTGGTTCATTCTAAACTATTATCTTATTGTTGtgataaatatgatatattGCTTTAATTTTGATGTGGTTAAACAGCACCCCACAGGAGCTGCACAAGTGGATTAAGATCATGCTTGATGCGTATCATCTGAACAAGGAAGAAACAGATTTGAGAGAAGCCAGGCAAATGACTGACCCTATTGTAATTCAGAGGTTGTTTATCCTGAAAGATACTATTGAACAAGAATATATGGCAAAAGGTACAACAGAGAAGTCTGAGACGAAAGATGACTCTAAACCAGTAGAGTTTTGAGTTGCTTCTCATGAACATCCTTTCTTACCAATGTGTTTCTTGTTCCGTGCCTTTTTTGGATCAAGAGTATGAAGGGTTGAAGTGGAGAAAAAAAGTGAAGTTACTACCCTTTCAAAGTTTTGTAATACATTCCAGTTAGATGTTAACATATTTCTTCTGATTTTCATTGCAAAGTTGAGGATTGTACTTCTAGGTGTAGATTATGAAGCATGTTGCATGAGAAAGTTAGATGATGATAAATCATTTTGAGTAGAGGCTGGCACATAAACATATCAATCCAATTTGAACCGCTCAACCGAAAGAAAatctaaatttgtttatattgaattgtgtttcatattttatttctacaaCTCGAaagtagaaaatttaaaatgaatccaaaaTCATCTGTCAATGCAAGTATTGTATAAAATGTTTAACTCTTAATTATAAAGTCTTAGTTTTCAGtatgatgtttttttaaatataactaatttatgtttttatttattttcatagtttaaaaaaataactattttaaaagtttgtgtTGATCTATTTAACCCATCAATCAATTTTGAGTTGagtcaaactaatattttttaacataatatgTTAAGTGAGTGTGATTGAAATAATttggtataaatacacatttggtatccaaactttttcggaaaattcaatttggtacctGAATTTTAGGAATGCTCAATTTGGTATCctaattttctaaagagattcaatttggtcctctccgttaagttggagttaacatcgtgtccgtacaggacacatgtcaagccatgaaatttttatttttttttaattttttttttcaaaaaattaaaaaactgtcacgtgtcagtttatcatcgtgccacgtggcagcttacaatcatgacatgtggcagtgtaatagttgttttcaatttagtaccctaattttaattttttgttcaatttagtactcaaattttttaaaatgatccaatttcgtcctttcctatttgagaccaaattagtaaataagcttaattataacttatataaacatgttaaaataattgttttgaatttatacattaaatcactacacctaaatattcaaattattttattttttacaagtgtaaaaaatttcatgtataaaaaattacaaaggttaaaatgtaaaaaaaataataatttaagtatttaggtgaaatgatttgatgtatatattagaaaaagttattgtaacatgtatatataggttgtaattaagcttatttactaatttggtctcaaatgaaAGATGACAAAATtggatgattttaaaaaattgggtactaaattgaaccaaaaatttaaattggggtactaaattgaaaacagctattacactgccacgtgtcatgattataagctgccacgtggcacgatgataaactgacacgtggcagtttttaaattttttgaaaaaaaattaatttattgaaaaaaaattaatttttttgaaaaaaaaaaattaaaaaaaaataaaaatttcatggcttgacacgtgtcatgtacggacacggtgttaactccaacttaacggagaggaccaaattgaatatctttataaaattggggtaccaaattgaacatttctaAAGTTCGGGTAGCAAATTGAActtttcgaaaaagttttggtaccaaatgtgtatttataccaaATAATTTACTTATAAGATGAGTGAGTATAAGTCACTCCTGACTTTTTCAACACTATTTCTATCAGTTGTTCACTTTTTAGGAATATGttgatcataaaaaaaaaaaaattatttgtaaagaaaaagaagagattgAAAGGTAAAGTAGTGAATGTCAAATACGTGTAAAAATTTGTTggatatcaaaataatattatctttttaatatttatgtctgCAAACAATTCATATGATCAtgtaatatatttgtatttttaatatttttattaactttggACTTTATagaatttagtttttctttttcatcatttCACAATCATACACCTAATTTAAATTTCAAGataagttttctattttattattttaataatgagtATGATAGTCTAATACAAACATATCGAATCATCATTTAGTTTGATTCAGTGggagaacaaaataaaagaaatatttgaaccaaactatttaaaaatggaTTGATTTAGACGAAAATAATCACTAACCCGATTTCAATGTTTTTGTTGACTTTTTTTGTGGATCAACCTAAAAGAATAACTCCAATATCCTGAGTAAACTTGTccttttataaatgaataaccctcactttttttcttggagacttttcttaataaataaaaaaaagcaagATTTTAGGAGTAGATAATAAACTTAGggatgaaaaataaatctaCATTTTCAGTATTACTTCAACTCGTCCTAATTTAATGAAGAATTTCCATATCAGAAAGCAAAGGtatagataataattatttttataattatttaatacttttgtgATTATTCTTCATATTCTATTATaggattttataattataatttagtccttaaaattgacattaaaaactatgaaaattttcttttgttataattcttattttttatggaaaaaaaaatgacacaattTTAATAGCCAATAAAGAATGTAATACCTACCTACCTCATAGGCACATTACCAGTTCCAATCACTATTATATGACATGGTTTTCTAGTTTTTGAACTTTCATTTAtgatctatttattttttctggGGATAGACAGTGATGGAAAACTGTGCCCATATCATATTATGGCATCAACTCAGCTGTTTCCAATGCAAAGAATCCGCAACATAACGTGAAGCATCTAACTTCAACTTTGCCCTTTAACGTATTACTGGGCATTATCgtttctaatatatttatatcCATATATTATTTGGTCACGCCATGGTCGTTTTCGCAGTTAGCGAAGGGTACACGAAATTGAAAAGAAGAGAGGATAGAAGGTCCTTGCATTTGTCTTCTATTATTACTTTTAGGGTTGATATTTAACCATCACTGTCTCTTAtgttatacaaaatataaaaagaagctgttagtgtttttttatacaaaatgtGTTTTGTTTTGGTCTTAAAATCCTTTCGAGtctctatcaattttttttattttaacccgAGATGTAAgaattttgtattaaataaatgataGCGTGAttgataaatattacaaaataagtatatattacctaaataataaaaaactaaaatggtTTTTTTCCaatgagataaaaaaagttCACAGTTTTGTAGAGAATAAAACGACAGGGAAAATGAACTGATTATAGgactaaaataaaagtaatgatatattttattaaaaaataaccaaTATATTTTCccttatttactattttaagaaataaaaattgttgaaaattttgGTACAAGTGATGATTATGGTTGGATGGAGTATTTTTCTGTACTATTTATTAGAGCTGACGTACAACATTCCTGGAACTGGTTTCAGGTGCAGTACAAGTCAGAACAGATACACAACGTAAGACACCAGTTGAATCATGTAATGCCCATTGCGATGTCAAAAAGAACATAAGAAGATCAGTCAAATACAGATCCTCCTTTTGAGGAATTTCCTTATCTGCAGCTATAGTATCTCTGCCTCAGTTTCTGCGAAACTGGTAATCCCCAAATGCCCtgttttcttccatttttttttgttgatacaataaatttgtatattgcTTGTATGTTGTGGATGATCGTAgcatgtttgtttttgttaCATGAGCTTAATTTAAAGATTTCTCTTGAAATTTTCCTGTTGACCAACCTGTAgatatttttcctttatatttgttcttgtgACCCATTTTTgaatatgatatttttcttttcttgtgtgtaacaaaaaagaaatgtttGTGGAACATGCTTTCTTGCgaataaattttccattttgACTGCAAATTTTGAGACAAAACTGTCTAAAGGGCACTTTAACTTACACCAGAATGTTTCCGGAAGGTTGCTGTTTTTCAGGTTAAATTGAGAGATGGAGGCAAAACAAGAAATGGAATGGAATGAAGCTCAGAAGATTCCGCTAAGCGTGGATCTTTTAGTTGCCGCAAAAAGGCAGCTTCAGTTTCTTGCAGCTGTTGACAGGAACCGTCACCTCTATGATGGCCCTGCCCTTGAGAGAGCTATCTATAGGTGAACATTCCATGAAGTATTTCCTGCATTTGCTGCAGATAAAGTTTCGTGCTTAAATAGTTTCAAAGAACAATTGCttgttatttttacttatttatttatttcactaAGCTTGAGTCAAGAATTCTATAAAGGGTATTAGGAATGAACCTTTAGAAGGGTGTATTCTGTTTGAAACATCCTCTTTCATCCTTTCGCATCGTTTCAACTGAacaacattattttcttctgcTGATTTAATAACAATGAAAGTGTGTGTTCAGGTACAATGCTTGTTGGCTTCCCTTGCTTGCCAAGCATTCTGAGTCTCAGATTTTTGAAGGGCCCTTGGTAGTTCCTCTTGACTGTGAATGGGTCTGGCACTGTCACAGACTCAACCCGGTAGGCTTCAGACCAggatatatatattattcctGATTATTAACAATGCTGTTTAATTGGGTTGAGGTACtagtaataaaatttggttCCAATTTATTACACAGGTGAGATACAAATCTGACTGTGAGGAGCTTTATGGACGA encodes:
- the LOC114167846 gene encoding uncharacterized protein At4g37920; the encoded protein is MKGYFNSNTTFTSFKNNLSPTLPTSPSSYTSSNFSPSFLSQRQNLKVQNFKPHVVICTSLSSQQASSASTAQAEEQEVEIANGYTMTQFCDKIIDLFLNEKTKSKEWRGYLIFREEWKKYKDRFYSRCQRRAELENDPIMKEKFISLQRKVKKIDDEMEVHYALLKEIQDSPTDINAIVARRRRDFTGEFFHYLSLISETYDSLEDRDGISRLGSRCLSAVSAYDNTLEVVDTLDAAQAKFDDILNSPSIDVACQKIKSLAKAKELDSSLILLISSAWAKAKESTTMKNEVKDIMYQLYKATKSSLRSITPKEIKLLKHLLNIIDPEERFSALATAFSPGDEHEAKDPYAQYTTPQELHKWIKIMLDAYHLNKEETDLREARQMTDPIVIQRLFILKDTIEQEYMAKGTTEKSETKDDSKPVEF